A single Lolium perenne isolate Kyuss_39 chromosome 6, Kyuss_2.0, whole genome shotgun sequence DNA region contains:
- the LOC127310916 gene encoding protein ENHANCED DISEASE RESISTANCE 2-like, whose protein sequence is MEDMVDHEMESNVKPAHGGQTDDESTSVVHEESDEDEEFRDPQANIEEDCNNSDSDAKGTEEPPEKMDLSCFSGILHRDPDEQSRCCWTIPDSTLFKVRSKNFPTDKSKIPAPSYLMELAAIDWFKDTKRMDNVGRQKGCVAQVAAEKGMHTFVVNIQIPGPIHYSLVMYFVTNTLEEGSLLQRFFDGDDEFRNSRLKLMPGVPKGSWIVRQSVGSSSCILGKAVDCTYVRGPRYLEVDVDIGSSAVANGVLGLVFGVVTTLVVDMAFLIQAITYDELPEQVIGAARLAHVEPAAAIVPDLDNNSDSKDSSNDDNNNNTSSEDDKSKKTN, encoded by the exons ATGGAAGACATGGTTGATCATGAGATGGAATCCAATGTCAAACCAGCACATGGAGGGCAAACGGATGACGAGAGCACGTCGGTAGTCCACGAAGAgtcggacgaggacgaggagtttCGAGATCCCCAAGCTAACATAGAG GAAGACTGCAACAATTCTGACAGTGATGCTAAGGGTACAG AAGAACCACCGGAGAAAATGGATCTGTCCTGCTTTTCGGGCATCCTGCACCGTGACCCGGATGAACAGAGCCGCTGCTGCTGGACGATACCCGACAGCACGCTCTTCAAAGTCCGGAGCAAGAACTTCCCTACCGATAAATCAAAG ATACCTGCACCGAGTTATCTCATGGAGCTTGCGGCGATTGACTGGTTTAAGGACACCAAACGCATGGATAATGTTGGCAGGCAGAAAGGTTGTGTTGCTCAG GTTGCTGCCGAGAAAGGGATGCACACGTTTGTTGTCAACATACAG ATTCCGGGACCAATTCATTACAGCCTAGTGATGTATTTCGTCACAAATACCTTGGAAGAAGGATCGTTGCTGCAACGCTTCTTCGATGGGGATGATGAATTCCGCAATAGCAGACTGAAGCTTATGCCGGGAGTTCCAAAG GGCTCTTGGATAGTGCGGCAGAGTGTCGGAAGTTCCTCTTGTATATTGGGGAAGGCCGTCGATTGCACTTACGTGCGTGGTCCGAGGTACTTGGAA GTGGATGTTGACATCGGTTCTTCTGCGGTGGCCAATGGAGTTTTGGGCCTGGTGTTTGGTGTTGTCACAACATTAGTAGTTGACATGGCTTTCCTAATACAG GCGATCACGTACGACGAGCTTCCGGAGCAGGTGATCGGAGCAGCTCGGCTGGCCCACGTCGAACCGGCGGCAGCAATAGTTCCTGACCTCGACAATAACAGTGATAGTAAAGATAGCAGCAATGACGACAACAACAATAACACTTCCTCAGAGGATGACAAGTCCAAGAAAACCAACTGA